The following are encoded together in the Bacillus cereus group sp. RP43 genome:
- a CDS encoding Phr family secreted Rap phosphatase inhibitor, whose protein sequence is MKKIKITLMGLIGIAVLSFGLNSPSIEKSAAPTLKQENIISYSEHGTGI, encoded by the coding sequence ATGAAAAAGATTAAAATTACATTAATGGGTCTAATCGGTATTGCAGTATTATCGTTTGGTTTAAATAGTCCTAGTATTGAAAAAAGTGCAGCACCTACACTGAAACAAGAAAATATTATTTCATATTCAGAACATGGTACAGGAATCTAA
- a CDS encoding conserved virulence factor C family protein gives MKIKAIEPTPSPNTMKVILNEVLPSGARNNYTNENKEQAPVQVQEILKIEGIKGVYHVADFLAVERNAKYDWKVLLQQVRAVFGEEIVEESEEQQLSHFGEVKVFVQMFFTIPMQVKLTDGTTEERVGLPDRFKESIMKVQMSAPNVVKERKWVEQSTRYGNFEEIGKEVVEEIVAAYSEERVNQTVKELLDQAGAVEVTIQKREPYKVTEEMMKDSDWKNRFAALEQMDPTEEDMTVLKMALDDEKVSIRRLATAYLGMVKGEGVLPLLYKALLDRSVSVRRTAGDCLSDVGDPAAMFVMIKSLKDSSKLVRWRAAMFLFELGDESAIPALKAAEDDPEFEVAMQARLALERIEGGEEAKGSVWKQMTESRKGE, from the coding sequence GTGAAAATTAAAGCAATTGAACCGACGCCAAGTCCGAATACAATGAAAGTTATTTTGAATGAAGTATTACCATCAGGAGCGCGTAATAATTATACAAATGAAAATAAAGAACAAGCACCAGTACAAGTGCAAGAAATTTTGAAGATTGAAGGCATTAAAGGTGTGTATCATGTAGCAGACTTTTTAGCAGTGGAGCGAAATGCGAAGTATGACTGGAAAGTTTTATTACAACAAGTTCGTGCCGTTTTTGGTGAAGAAATAGTGGAAGAAAGCGAAGAACAACAACTTTCTCATTTTGGAGAAGTGAAAGTGTTTGTTCAAATGTTCTTTACTATTCCGATGCAAGTGAAGTTAACAGATGGAACGACAGAAGAGCGTGTAGGCTTACCTGATCGTTTTAAAGAATCCATTATGAAAGTGCAAATGTCTGCACCTAACGTTGTGAAAGAGCGCAAATGGGTAGAGCAAAGTACACGTTACGGTAATTTTGAAGAAATCGGGAAAGAAGTAGTAGAAGAAATTGTTGCTGCTTATTCAGAAGAACGTGTAAATCAAACGGTTAAAGAATTATTAGATCAAGCAGGTGCTGTTGAAGTAACGATTCAAAAGCGTGAGCCATATAAAGTAACAGAAGAGATGATGAAAGATTCTGACTGGAAAAACCGTTTTGCAGCTCTAGAACAAATGGATCCAACGGAAGAGGATATGACGGTATTGAAAATGGCGCTAGATGATGAGAAAGTATCTATTCGCCGCTTAGCAACAGCTTATTTAGGTATGGTAAAAGGTGAAGGCGTATTGCCGTTATTATATAAGGCGTTATTAGATCGTTCTGTAAGTGTTCGCCGTACAGCGGGAGATTGCTTATCGGATGTAGGTGACCCAGCAGCGATGTTCGTTATGATTAAATCTCTGAAAGATTCAAGTAAATTAGTACGCTGGCGTGCAGCAATGTTCTTATTTGAACTTGGTGATGAAAGTGCAATTCCGGCATTAAAAGCAGCAGAAGATGATCCAGAGTTTGAAGTAGCAATGCAAGCACGTTTAGCTTTAGAACGTATTGAAGGCGGCGAAGAAGCAAAAGGTTCTGTATGGAAGCAAATGACGGAGTCTCGTAAAGGGGAATAA
- a CDS encoding WXG100 family type VII secretion target, translating into MVQIKVTPEMLEEVANRASNTRIALESIHNNLCNEIDHLCFQWIGASNQQFIQMFNDARPKAFTSINSLIQVEEDLKRIAEKFRNTDNQDVTMEKGAMCGPLSSEKEGFDGKKLARDIAGEISGEYDVRRVWDGIDPSTGEKLSGWERAGAGVMAVAGLTPFGKIAKVGKGVKMTAKATEAANTAKKVPVGKASGTKSIISSEMEEKILLGQRKNPNKNEIIGGHSSNIKNSHPNYATETLKVNPNGTKDIKYTTQFPDGKLAKIKNSTIFPDSWSDTKILDSITDIGNSSPLGIRGRDGATFHREIIDGVEIDVIKIGDNVVSGYPTGQINAPLPGGFTK; encoded by the coding sequence ATGGTTCAAATCAAAGTGACACCTGAAATGCTAGAAGAAGTTGCTAATCGTGCAAGTAATACCAGAATCGCATTAGAATCTATACATAATAATTTATGTAATGAAATTGATCATTTGTGTTTTCAATGGATTGGTGCCTCTAATCAACAATTCATTCAAATGTTCAATGATGCGAGACCAAAAGCTTTTACATCTATCAATTCACTTATACAAGTGGAAGAAGATTTGAAACGAATTGCCGAAAAATTCCGCAATACAGATAATCAAGATGTTACAATGGAAAAAGGTGCAATGTGTGGACCACTATCATCAGAAAAAGAGGGTTTTGATGGTAAAAAACTAGCTAGGGATATAGCGGGTGAAATAAGTGGTGAGTATGATGTTCGTCGTGTTTGGGATGGTATTGATCCATCTACTGGCGAAAAACTTTCGGGATGGGAACGTGCTGGGGCAGGTGTCATGGCTGTAGCCGGCCTTACACCCTTTGGAAAGATAGCTAAAGTAGGAAAAGGAGTTAAAATGACTGCTAAAGCTACTGAGGCTGCAAATACAGCTAAAAAAGTACCTGTTGGGAAAGCCAGCGGGACTAAGTCAATTATTTCATCCGAAATGGAAGAGAAAATTCTTTTGGGACAGAGAAAAAATCCTAATAAAAATGAAATTATTGGAGGACATTCATCAAATATTAAAAATAGTCATCCTAATTATGCTACAGAGACGCTTAAGGTCAATCCAAATGGTACGAAAGATATCAAATATACGACTCAATTCCCTGATGGGAAATTGGCTAAAATAAAAAATAGTACAATATTTCCAGATAGTTGGAGTGATACAAAGATTTTAGATAGTATAACTGATATAGGTAACTCTTCCCCGTTAGGTATTAGAGGGAGAGATGGAGCAACTTTTCATAGGGAAATTATTGACGGCGTAGAAATTGATGTAATAAAAATAGGTGACAATGTGGTTAGTGGATATCCAACAGGTCAAATTAATGCACCATTACCAGGTGGATTTACCAAATAG
- a CDS encoding ABC-F family ATP-binding cassette domain-containing protein — MKMLTVENLSKSYGEKPLFDGLSCSITEGQRVGIIGVNGTGKSTLLKIIAGLETPDTGDMTHSRGYTISYLSQQPEFDEKLTVLEQVFHGDTPLIRLLRDYEQSLLNIEKDPSNEKVQEQLFAVQQRMDAMSAWEANANAKSLLTKLGITDFTATVGNLSGGQKKRIAMAQCFIETPDLLILDEPTNHLDHETVEWLEEYLARYTGAVLLVTHDRYFLDRVTNRIFELDNGKLYSYEGNYSTFLEAKALREEQESAQESKRQNLYRRELAWIRRGAKARSTKQKARIQRFDELKGQEGPAAKQSVDIALSGSRLGKKVLELKDVTKKFGDKTVLHNFNHIVKPGDRIGIIGANGSGKSSLLNMLAGKLSPDSGEVEVGQTVKVAYYTQENEEMNLNQRMIEYIKEIAEVIHTTDGKVIGASQMLERFLFPTHSHGTPLGKLSGGERRRLYLLRILMGEPNVLLLDEPTNDLDTQTLTVLEDYLEDFPGVVLTVSHDRYFLDKVVDELFIFSGEGEVREFLGSYTDYLEMEKTKELIEKAEVQKEKKVVEEAPKQQRKRKLSYNEQREWETIEDTIAELEEKIESIGEELAKVGSDFTKAQELSEAQQKTEEELEQTMERWSELSDIVEGLK, encoded by the coding sequence ATGAAAATGTTAACTGTGGAGAACTTATCGAAATCATATGGAGAAAAACCGTTATTTGATGGATTATCATGTAGTATTACAGAAGGACAACGTGTCGGAATTATTGGTGTAAACGGTACTGGTAAATCGACATTATTAAAAATTATTGCAGGATTAGAAACTCCTGATACAGGTGATATGACGCATTCACGTGGTTACACCATTAGTTATTTATCACAGCAACCAGAGTTTGATGAAAAACTAACAGTATTAGAGCAAGTGTTCCATGGTGATACACCTTTAATCCGTCTTCTTCGTGATTATGAACAATCGTTATTAAATATCGAAAAAGATCCGAGTAATGAAAAAGTACAGGAACAATTATTTGCAGTGCAGCAACGTATGGATGCAATGAGTGCATGGGAAGCAAATGCAAATGCGAAATCTCTTTTAACGAAATTAGGAATTACAGATTTTACTGCAACTGTTGGGAATTTATCTGGTGGACAGAAAAAACGTATTGCGATGGCACAATGTTTTATTGAAACACCGGATCTATTAATTTTAGACGAGCCTACGAACCATCTTGACCATGAGACAGTTGAATGGTTAGAAGAATATTTAGCAAGATATACAGGGGCGGTATTACTTGTAACCCATGATCGTTATTTCTTAGATCGTGTGACAAACCGTATTTTTGAATTAGATAATGGTAAACTATATAGCTACGAAGGAAACTATAGTACATTTTTGGAAGCGAAAGCACTTCGTGAAGAGCAAGAATCGGCACAAGAATCCAAACGCCAAAATTTATATCGTCGTGAACTTGCTTGGATTCGCCGTGGTGCAAAAGCCCGTTCGACGAAACAAAAGGCGCGTATTCAGCGTTTTGATGAGCTAAAGGGACAAGAAGGACCAGCTGCAAAACAGTCAGTTGATATTGCACTAAGTGGAAGTCGTCTAGGAAAGAAAGTACTTGAGTTAAAAGATGTAACGAAAAAATTTGGCGATAAGACGGTATTACATAATTTTAATCATATTGTGAAACCAGGCGATCGTATCGGAATTATTGGGGCGAATGGAAGCGGGAAATCTTCTCTATTAAATATGCTTGCAGGAAAACTATCTCCTGATAGTGGTGAAGTTGAAGTAGGACAAACTGTAAAAGTTGCTTATTATACGCAAGAAAATGAAGAGATGAATTTAAATCAGCGTATGATTGAATACATTAAAGAGATTGCAGAAGTTATTCATACAACAGATGGAAAAGTAATTGGTGCATCTCAAATGTTAGAACGTTTCTTATTCCCGACGCATTCACATGGTACACCGCTTGGTAAACTATCTGGTGGCGAAAGAAGACGTTTATATTTATTACGTATTTTAATGGGAGAACCAAACGTACTACTACTTGATGAACCTACGAATGATCTAGATACACAAACATTAACAGTACTGGAAGATTATTTAGAAGATTTCCCAGGTGTCGTTTTAACTGTATCGCATGACCGTTACTTCTTAGATAAAGTAGTAGATGAATTGTTCATCTTTAGTGGCGAGGGCGAAGTGCGTGAATTCCTAGGTAGTTATACAGATTATTTAGAAATGGAAAAAACGAAAGAACTTATTGAGAAAGCGGAAGTTCAAAAAGAGAAAAAAGTAGTAGAAGAAGCTCCAAAACAACAACGTAAACGTAAACTTTCATACAATGAGCAGCGTGAATGGGAAACAATTGAAGATACAATTGCCGAACTAGAAGAGAAAATTGAGTCAATTGGAGAAGAACTTGCGAAAGTTGGATCTGACTTCACAAAGGCACAAGAATTATCTGAAGCACAGCAGAAAACAGAAGAAGAGCTAGAACAAACGATGGAAAGATGGAGTGAACTATCAGACATCGTTGAAGGTTTAAAATAA
- a CDS encoding DUF4318 domain-containing protein yields the protein MMKEKKGIMKKLFSKSFFIELDDALTYPSSQVITSAIEGYAVECHEHIKFESKVKPITFYLESVLYRVEIKMARGGYYISCSEV from the coding sequence ATGATGAAAGAGAAAAAAGGGATTATGAAAAAACTATTTTCTAAAAGTTTTTTCATAGAACTAGATGACGCTTTAACGTATCCTTCATCACAAGTTATTACTTCAGCTATCGAAGGGTATGCGGTTGAATGTCATGAACATATAAAATTTGAGAGTAAAGTTAAACCGATTACTTTTTATTTAGAAAGTGTGTTGTACCGCGTTGAAATAAAGATGGCTCGCGGAGGATATTACATATCTTGCAGTGAAGTATAA
- a CDS encoding tyrosine-type recombinase/integrase, translating into MNAKAFIFTGNTIHSPLHIDAPHRFLNDHYKKAGVPRIRIHDLRHTHATLMLQAGEQPKIVQNRLGHSSIQMTLDKYSHLTQNMLQQAA; encoded by the coding sequence TTGAATGCGAAGGCATTTATTTTCACCGGCAATACGATACATTCGCCCTTACATATAGATGCTCCTCATCGCTTCTTGAATGATCACTATAAAAAAGCTGGTGTTCCTCGGATTCGTATACACGACTTACGACATACTCACGCTACACTCATGCTTCAGGCCGGGGAACAACCTAAAATCGTACAAAATCGTTTAGGGCATTCATCTATTCAAATGACTTTAGACAAGTATAGTCACCTCACACAGAATATGCTGCAACAAGCAGCATAA
- a CDS encoding Bax inhibitor-1/YccA family protein, with product MRTSNPMLKKEAFRKEGANASAMTIGGTVGKTFIMLILLLATSVYSYIQMTQGTMKMPVLIGALVIAAIVAFASIFFPRISPIGAPIYAAVEGVVLGSISAVYTMKFGDTIVLNAVLLTISILFAMLVLYATRVVKVTDKFRTGVIAATMGIMVMYLIVFLLNMFGVTVPYIHQGGTIGIIISAVVIVVAALNLLLDFDLIESGARSQAPKYMEWYGAMGLMMTLVWLYLEILRFVSYFTKND from the coding sequence ATGAGAACATCTAATCCAATGTTGAAAAAAGAGGCATTCCGTAAAGAGGGAGCAAATGCTTCTGCGATGACTATTGGCGGAACAGTAGGCAAAACGTTTATCATGCTTATCTTGCTGCTTGCAACGTCTGTCTATTCATACATACAGATGACGCAAGGTACGATGAAGATGCCAGTATTAATTGGTGCTTTAGTTATTGCGGCAATCGTTGCGTTTGCGTCTATATTCTTCCCGCGCATATCACCTATTGGTGCACCAATCTATGCAGCGGTAGAAGGGGTAGTGTTAGGAAGTATTTCAGCGGTTTATACAATGAAATTTGGCGATACTATTGTTTTAAACGCTGTATTACTAACAATCTCAATTCTATTTGCGATGTTAGTTTTATATGCAACGCGCGTAGTAAAAGTAACTGATAAATTCCGTACGGGTGTAATAGCAGCGACAATGGGAATTATGGTTATGTATTTAATCGTATTCTTATTAAACATGTTCGGTGTTACTGTTCCATATATTCACCAAGGTGGAACTATCGGTATTATCATTAGTGCGGTTGTTATTGTAGTTGCTGCATTAAATTTATTACTAGACTTCGATTTAATCGAAAGCGGCGCACGTAGCCAAGCTCCAAAATATATGGAGTGGTACGGTGCAATGGGTCTAATGATGACTCTAGTATGGTTATACTTAGAAATTCTTCGTTTTGTTTCTTACTTTACGAAAAATGACTAA
- a CDS encoding BrxA/BrxB family bacilliredoxin, producing MSNAYEEYMRQMVIPMRQELVRSGFEELTTEEAVTEFIENATGTTLVVVNSVCGCAAGLARPSAGQAVVRAEKQPDHLVTVFAGQDKDATAKMREYFGEIPPSSPSMALLKGKEVVHFIHRHEIEGATMDEIITNLEQAFEKNC from the coding sequence ATGTCAAATGCATATGAAGAATACATGCGTCAAATGGTAATTCCAATGCGCCAAGAGTTAGTGCGTTCTGGATTTGAAGAGTTAACTACAGAAGAAGCTGTAACAGAATTTATTGAGAATGCAACAGGTACAACTTTAGTAGTTGTAAACTCTGTTTGTGGTTGTGCAGCTGGCTTAGCACGCCCATCAGCTGGTCAAGCGGTTGTACGTGCTGAAAAACAACCTGATCATCTTGTAACTGTATTTGCAGGTCAAGATAAAGACGCTACTGCGAAAATGCGTGAATACTTCGGAGAAATCCCTCCATCTTCACCATCTATGGCATTACTAAAAGGAAAAGAAGTTGTTCACTTCATTCACCGTCATGAAATTGAAGGCGCAACAATGGACGAAATTATTACAAACTTAGAACAAGCTTTCGAAAAGAATTGCTAA
- a CDS encoding DUF4183 domain-containing protein — MPIVKPFIAGRRFVSTAATGTAAGADLTFANTDFTDDTGAVTTFPASYAFFTLYINGIIQTGDTITGVTTTAATIVGGAVLDGGTPIAIEFTIT; from the coding sequence ATGCCTATCGTTAAGCCTTTTATAGCTGGAAGAAGATTTGTAAGTACAGCAGCAACAGGAACTGCCGCTGGAGCGGATTTAACTTTTGCTAACACAGACTTCACTGATGACACTGGTGCTGTAACAACATTCCCTGCTTCTTATGCTTTTTTTACGCTTTATATTAATGGCATTATTCAAACAGGTGACACTATTACTGGTGTGACTACTACAGCTGCTACTATTGTAGGAGGAGCCGTCCTAGATGGAGGTACTCCTATTGCAATTGAATTTACTATAACGTAA
- a CDS encoding tetratricopeptide repeat protein encodes METKISTTSKGYELLEEWYHEMLAQHIEKASILKIEADNIFNKVKEDTDSFIYYSLLRFRYQMLKGNFEKGLEGLEYIKGMPDGLLKYYYHFFKFIYATEVGNYNSAEKHLESASDLLDMMSDEKEKAEYNYRVALYKYYISQPTLAINYATKALDYFSSHEGYETKKGACENTLGMACITLEQFELAEEYLISALNMFQTLDEQSLVLKVRSNLGVLYAEQNLSDSAIRHLEEVYKACQHTKLHYQRRVIFLLAREHIKLKQHNDAAFYIKEGLKDCNQEYIYHLNIMECINNNESIAELEGIINKALSYFKEQELWKDVQIYTELLAGKWYNVGAKEKACEYYHLGHEARTLLKEKGRLK; translated from the coding sequence ATGGAGACAAAAATTTCTACTACTAGCAAGGGGTATGAGCTATTAGAAGAATGGTATCATGAAATGCTTGCTCAGCATATAGAGAAGGCAAGTATTTTAAAAATTGAAGCAGATAATATATTTAATAAGGTTAAAGAAGATACAGATTCTTTTATTTATTACTCCCTGTTAAGATTTAGGTATCAAATGTTAAAGGGGAATTTTGAAAAAGGGCTAGAAGGGTTAGAATACATAAAAGGTATGCCAGATGGTTTACTAAAATATTACTATCATTTCTTTAAATTTATTTATGCAACAGAAGTTGGAAACTACAATAGTGCAGAAAAACATCTTGAATCTGCAAGTGATTTATTAGATATGATGTCCGATGAAAAAGAAAAAGCAGAGTACAATTATCGTGTTGCGCTATATAAATATTATATTTCACAACCTACTTTAGCTATTAATTATGCCACAAAAGCTCTCGATTATTTTTCAAGCCATGAAGGCTATGAGACTAAAAAGGGAGCGTGTGAAAATACATTAGGTATGGCTTGTATTACTTTAGAACAATTTGAATTAGCAGAGGAATATCTAATTTCTGCTCTAAATATGTTTCAAACACTTGATGAACAATCGCTAGTTTTAAAAGTTCGTAGTAATTTAGGAGTACTGTATGCCGAACAAAATTTATCAGATTCAGCTATACGTCATTTAGAAGAAGTATATAAAGCGTGTCAACATACAAAATTGCATTATCAAAGAAGGGTAATATTCCTATTAGCTCGAGAACATATTAAATTAAAACAGCATAATGATGCAGCTTTTTATATTAAAGAGGGCTTGAAGGATTGTAATCAAGAATATATTTATCACCTAAATATTATGGAGTGTATAAATAATAATGAATCTATAGCGGAATTGGAAGGAATTATAAATAAAGCGCTTTCGTACTTTAAAGAACAAGAATTGTGGAAAGACGTTCAAATTTATACCGAACTACTAGCAGGTAAATGGTATAATGTGGGTGCAAAGGAAAAGGCGTGTGAGTATTATCATTTAGGTCATGAAGCGAGAACTTTATTAAAAGAAAAGGGGCGTTTAAAATGA
- a CDS encoding single-stranded DNA-binding protein, producing the protein MMNRVVLIGRLTKEPELYYTKQGVAYARICVAVNRGFRNSLGEQQVDFINCVVWRKSAENVTEYCTKGSLVGITGRIHTSNYDDEQGKRIYRTEVVIESITFLERRREGASQ; encoded by the coding sequence ATGATGAATCGAGTTGTATTAATCGGTAGATTGACAAAGGAGCCAGAATTATACTACACAAAACAAGGAGTCGCATATGCACGGATATGTGTTGCGGTGAATAGAGGTTTTCGAAATAGTTTAGGTGAACAACAAGTAGATTTTATAAATTGTGTTGTTTGGCGAAAATCGGCTGAAAATGTAACAGAATATTGTACGAAGGGTTCACTTGTTGGAATTACCGGGCGTATTCATACGAGTAATTACGATGATGAACAAGGAAAGAGAATATATAGAACTGAAGTGGTGATTGAAAGTATTACATTTTTAGAGAGAAGGCGGGAGGGGGCATCGCAATAA
- a CDS encoding ArpU family phage packaging/lysis transcriptional regulator has translation MTQLTFLPKIDRKATQVRLEEILENVRIYRQFGMIRNEMKVTTSCEVRYHGPINILGNPAEDVALANVAMSERELKLQRLSFQIDKALSRFSKNQRDIIVKRYLEDEEVFDYMVYNDIGMSERTYRRNKSNAFYKLAFALRLEVYEIKEQNGREDL, from the coding sequence ATGACGCAATTAACTTTCTTACCTAAAATTGACCGCAAAGCAACACAGGTTCGTTTAGAAGAGATTTTAGAAAATGTTCGTATTTATAGACAATTTGGGATGATTAGAAACGAGATGAAGGTCACAACTTCTTGTGAGGTAAGATATCACGGTCCAATAAACATTTTAGGAAATCCAGCTGAAGATGTTGCTTTAGCAAATGTTGCAATGAGTGAAAGAGAATTGAAATTACAACGTTTATCTTTTCAAATTGATAAAGCATTAAGTCGGTTTAGCAAAAATCAACGAGACATCATTGTAAAACGATATTTGGAAGATGAGGAAGTCTTTGATTATATGGTTTATAACGATATTGGTATGAGTGAACGTACATATAGAAGAAATAAATCTAATGCTTTTTATAAACTAGCTTTCGCTCTTAGATTAGAAGTATATGAGATAAAAGAGCAGAATGGGAGGGAGGATCTATGA
- a CDS encoding DCC1-like thiol-disulfide oxidoreductase family protein, with protein MIVFYDSWCPMCTAVAERTKKLDKKGKMKFVSFRDEDVVEKYELSQELQSKMEQRLYILKNNKWYDGIHSINVLAKAVPSYWFAVPFIKLSIVLGFGSKVYDYIANNRKLVPVGHCREGVCEIPTKK; from the coding sequence ATGATTGTTTTCTATGATAGTTGGTGTCCGATGTGTACAGCAGTTGCAGAACGTACGAAAAAATTAGATAAAAAGGGTAAGATGAAATTTGTTTCATTTCGAGATGAAGATGTAGTTGAGAAATATGAACTTTCTCAAGAATTACAAAGTAAGATGGAACAAAGACTGTATATTTTAAAAAATAATAAGTGGTATGACGGAATTCATAGCATTAACGTATTAGCAAAGGCCGTTCCATCTTATTGGTTTGCAGTTCCTTTTATAAAGCTATCTATCGTACTTGGATTTGGAAGCAAAGTATATGATTATATCGCTAACAATAGAAAACTTGTCCCAGTTGGACACTGCCGTGAAGGGGTTTGTGAAATCCCTACAAAAAAATGA
- a CDS encoding stage V sporulation protein S: MENILKVSSKSSPNSVAGAIAGVLRASGNVEIQVIGAGSLNQAIKAIAIARGFVAPSGIDLVLVPAFQEVTIDNQERTAIKLIVGPRRKRS, from the coding sequence ATGGAAAATATATTAAAGGTATCCTCAAAATCAAGTCCGAATTCAGTGGCAGGTGCAATAGCGGGCGTACTAAGAGCAAGTGGCAATGTAGAAATCCAAGTAATTGGAGCTGGTTCTTTAAATCAAGCGATTAAAGCGATTGCGATTGCAAGAGGTTTTGTCGCTCCAAGTGGAATTGATTTGGTTCTCGTTCCAGCGTTTCAAGAGGTTACTATCGATAATCAAGAAAGAACAGCAATCAAATTAATTGTAGGTCCTAGAAGGAAAAGATCTTAG
- a CDS encoding class I SAM-dependent methyltransferase, which yields MIVTTAGRTNKEMIAYANKVAEELNCSFVLRNDIPVHKLHEQYKQDVLVVGKNRLAIYPKGTEESFFFHPNSAMFRVKRLMRGEHDPFVQAAKLESGMTVLDCTLGMASDSIVASYIVGENGTVTGLEGNEYMAYIMEKGLQAWSSSVSEIDKAMQRIHVKQTEHFAFLTQCEDNSYDVVYLDPMFEETVIESDGIKGLKHFALYHDITDETIAEAKRVARKRVVLKDHFRSTRFEKHNFHVYKRKSAKFHFGVIDLC from the coding sequence ATGATAGTAACAACAGCAGGAAGAACAAATAAAGAAATGATAGCTTATGCAAATAAGGTAGCGGAAGAATTAAATTGTTCTTTCGTTTTACGTAATGATATACCTGTACACAAACTGCATGAGCAGTATAAACAGGATGTACTTGTCGTAGGGAAAAACCGATTAGCTATTTATCCAAAGGGTACGGAAGAGTCGTTTTTCTTTCATCCAAATTCGGCGATGTTTCGTGTGAAAAGGTTAATGCGCGGAGAGCACGATCCATTTGTACAAGCTGCAAAGTTAGAGAGCGGAATGACAGTGTTAGATTGTACGCTCGGTATGGCATCAGATAGTATTGTAGCTAGTTATATCGTTGGTGAGAACGGAACAGTAACAGGACTTGAAGGTAACGAATATATGGCTTACATAATGGAAAAAGGTTTGCAAGCATGGTCTTCATCAGTTTCTGAAATCGATAAGGCAATGCAAAGAATCCATGTAAAGCAAACAGAGCATTTCGCTTTTTTAACGCAATGTGAAGATAATAGTTATGACGTTGTTTACCTTGATCCGATGTTTGAAGAAACTGTCATAGAATCAGATGGAATTAAAGGGTTAAAACACTTCGCTTTGTATCATGATATTACTGATGAAACAATTGCGGAAGCGAAGCGTGTGGCGAGAAAACGTGTCGTTCTGAAAGACCATTTCCGTAGTACTAGATTTGAAAAACACAATTTTCACGTATACAAAAGAAAAAGTGCAAAGTTTCATTTTGGGGTAATTGACCTTTGCTAA
- a CDS encoding HD domain-containing protein, whose translation MIKQEKIQKTITFVKHILEKDASGHDWYHIERVHKLAISLSEQEGGNRFIIEMAALLHDVADEKLNESEEAGMKKVSDWLEELHVEEVESKHILHIIANMSYKGGHGGTVESLEGRIVQDADRLDALGAIGIARTFAYGGAKGRLMYDPTIPPREVMTKDEYRKNNDPSLNHFYEKLLKLKELMNTNAAKQEAEIRHRYMEQFIEQFMKEWNAQI comes from the coding sequence ATGATAAAACAAGAAAAAATACAAAAAACAATAACTTTCGTAAAGCATATTTTAGAAAAAGATGCGAGTGGGCATGATTGGTATCATATTGAACGCGTACATAAATTGGCGATTTCTTTATCCGAGCAAGAAGGGGGAAATCGTTTTATAATTGAAATGGCAGCATTACTTCACGATGTAGCAGATGAGAAGCTAAATGAGAGTGAAGAAGCAGGAATGAAAAAAGTTTCTGATTGGTTAGAGGAGTTACATGTTGAAGAAGTGGAAAGTAAACATATTCTTCATATCATCGCCAATATGTCTTACAAGGGCGGTCATGGTGGCACAGTTGAGTCACTTGAAGGGAGAATTGTTCAAGATGCGGATCGTTTAGATGCTCTTGGTGCAATTGGAATAGCTCGTACATTTGCATACGGAGGGGCGAAAGGGAGATTAATGTATGATCCAACTATTCCGCCTCGAGAAGTGATGACGAAAGATGAATATAGAAAAAATAATGATCCATCTTTAAATCATTTTTATGAAAAACTTTTGAAGCTAAAAGAGTTGATGAACACGAATGCAGCAAAACAAGAGGCTGAAATTCGTCATCGATATATGGAACAGTTTATTGAACAATTTATGAAAGAGTGGAATGCACAAATATGA